One window of the Penaeus vannamei isolate JL-2024 chromosome 31, ASM4276789v1, whole genome shotgun sequence genome contains the following:
- the LOC138867627 gene encoding major royal jelly protein 5-like, which produces MEFTIFSHIAYLKEILHYIIQTPDRIQTYDRIQTPDRIQTPDRIQTPDRIQTPDRIQTPDRIQTPDRIQTPDRIQTPDRIQTHDRIQTPDRIQTPDRIQTPDRIQTPDRIQTPDRIQTPDRIQTPDRIQTPDRIQTPDRIQTPDRIQTHDRTRGTS; this is translated from the exons ATGGAGTTCACAATATTCAGCCAT ATCGCCTACTTAAAAGAGATTCTACACTACATAATACAGACACCCGACAGAATACAGACATATGACAGAATACAGACACCCGACAGAATACAGACACCCGACAGAATACAGACACCCGACAGAATACAGACACCCGACAGAATACAGACACCCGACAGAATACAGACACCCGACAGAATACAGACACCCGACAGAATACAGACACCCGACAGAATACAGACACATGACAGAATACAGACACCCGACAGAATACAGACACCCGACAGAATACAGACACCCGACAGAATACAGACACCCGACAGAATACAGACACCCGACAGAATACAGACACCCGACAGAATACAGACACCCGACAGAATACAGACACCCGACAGAATACAGACACCCGACAGAATACAGACACCCGACAGAATACAGACACATGACAGAACGCGAGGTACTTCATGA